The Pseudanabaena sp. FACHB-2040 genome includes a window with the following:
- a CDS encoding NAD(P)H-quinone oxidoreductase subunit F → MTPSLAQSSWLIPLYPLVGTLLTIPWSPAFIRRTGPRPSGYVNILATFVAFVHSVLALREVWGQLPQYLEIPWLSVAGLELTIPLEFSAMTLGALVLVTGLNLLAQIYAVAYLEMDWGWARFYALMALFEGGLCALVLCDSLFFAYMILEILTLGTYLLVGFWYNQSLVVTGARDAFLTKRVGDLVLLMGVLALYPLAGTWNFKELAQWAQTAQIDPTLATLLGIGLVAGPMSKCAQFPLHLWLDEAMEGALPSTILRNSVVVATGAWVLVKLEPVLALSPTACAFTIAIGAITALGGSLISIAQIDIKRVLSYLSSAYMGLVFVAVGAHQTHAALLLVLVYALAMAALLMGAGSIISNIITQDLTQMGGLWSRRPVTGLSFLAGAAGMVALPPLGGFWALLQLTDGLWSNNQAVLVGIVLTVNWLSAFSLARVFGLIFAGSKQQMTVRAPEPLWLLVLPMTLCAGFTLHLPMVLQALDMLPAWDLLNKDMALLLTWSSVLGAALGSVLYVGRMVKDPTKLVQSRVQNLLAYDFYTPRIYRNTIVLGVATLSRLTDWLDRYLVDGLVNFVGLASLFGGETLKYGNSGRFSFYGLTILSGVVLIGLFMSWHYLPLIMRTFVTF, encoded by the coding sequence ATGACACCATCACTAGCTCAGTCGAGTTGGCTAATACCGCTCTACCCTCTAGTTGGCACACTGCTGACTATCCCCTGGTCGCCTGCCTTCATCCGTCGCACTGGCCCCCGGCCTTCGGGCTACGTCAACATCCTGGCCACCTTTGTGGCCTTTGTTCACAGCGTCTTAGCCCTTAGAGAAGTGTGGGGGCAGCTACCGCAGTACCTGGAGATTCCCTGGCTGAGCGTGGCCGGTTTAGAGCTGACAATTCCCCTAGAGTTTTCGGCTATGACCTTGGGGGCGCTGGTGCTAGTGACCGGGCTAAACCTGCTGGCGCAAATCTATGCTGTGGCCTACCTGGAAATGGACTGGGGCTGGGCCAGATTTTATGCGCTGATGGCCTTGTTTGAGGGAGGGTTGTGTGCGCTGGTGCTGTGCGACTCGCTCTTCTTCGCCTACATGATTCTAGAGATTTTGACGCTGGGCACTTACCTGCTGGTGGGCTTTTGGTACAACCAATCCCTGGTAGTCACGGGTGCTAGAGATGCCTTTCTGACCAAGCGGGTAGGCGACTTGGTGCTGTTGATGGGTGTGCTGGCGCTTTACCCGCTGGCGGGCACCTGGAACTTTAAAGAACTGGCTCAGTGGGCTCAAACAGCTCAGATCGATCCCACCCTGGCTACCCTACTGGGCATTGGCCTAGTGGCTGGCCCTATGAGTAAGTGCGCCCAGTTTCCTTTACACCTGTGGCTAGATGAAGCGATGGAAGGGGCGCTGCCCAGCACCATCCTGCGAAACTCAGTCGTAGTTGCGACTGGGGCCTGGGTGCTGGTCAAGCTGGAGCCAGTGCTGGCCCTTTCACCGACCGCCTGTGCCTTCACCATTGCTATTGGAGCCATCACTGCGCTGGGCGGCAGCCTGATTTCCATCGCTCAGATTGATATTAAGCGGGTGCTCTCTTATCTCAGTAGCGCCTACATGGGCCTGGTCTTTGTTGCTGTGGGAGCCCACCAAACCCATGCGGCCCTGCTGCTAGTGCTGGTCTATGCCCTGGCAATGGCCGCTCTGCTGATGGGAGCTGGCTCGATCATCTCTAATATCATTACGCAAGATTTAACCCAAATGGGCGGCCTCTGGAGCCGTCGTCCGGTTACTGGGCTCTCTTTCTTAGCGGGGGCTGCAGGTATGGTTGCTCTGCCGCCGCTGGGCGGATTTTGGGCTTTGCTGCAGCTAACTGATGGGCTTTGGAGCAACAATCAGGCAGTCCTGGTGGGCATTGTTTTGACCGTTAACTGGCTGAGCGCCTTCAGTTTGGCTAGGGTCTTTGGTCTGATATTTGCCGGCTCCAAGCAGCAAATGACGGTGCGCGCGCCTGAGCCCCTGTGGCTGCTGGTGCTACCGATGACGCTCTGCGCAGGCTTTACCCTGCACCTGCCAATGGTGCTTCAGGCCCTTGATATGCTGCCTGCCTGGGATTTGCTCAACAAAGACATGGCCCTGCTATTGACCTGGTCTAGTGTGTTGGGGGCTGCCCTCGGATCGGTGCTTTATGTCGGTCGTATGGTAAAAGACCCGACCAAGCTGGTGCAGAGCCGAGTGCAAAATCTGCTGGCCTACGACTTCTATACGCCCAGAATTTACCGCAACACAATTGTCTTGGGAGTTGCTACGCTCTCTCGCCTGACCGACTGGCTTGATCGCTATCTGGTGGATGGTTTGGTGAATTTTGTAGGGCTGGCCTCTCTGTTTGGCGGCGAAACCCTTAAGTACGGTAACTCTGGCCGCTTCTCGTTCTACGGGCTGACAATCTTGAGTGGAGTGGTGCTGATTGGACTATTCATGAGCTGGCACTACCTGCCCCTGATCATGCGGACCTTTGTCACCTTTTAA
- a CDS encoding NADH-quinone oxidoreductase subunit M, translating to MLSTLFCLPLLGALILGLAPIKMTGQQARSGALTVAGVALLWTIWLFTQFELGALGFQFHEFIPWLPVLGLNYELSLDGLSLLMVGLNSFITFIALWSSHPNIERPRLFYALMLVVSGGVAGAFMAQNLLLFFLLYEIELVPLYLLIAIWGGGNKIYAATKFLLYTALSGALMLAAFLGTIWLSGSSDFTYAPLMGAGLSMTAQLVLLGFLLVAFGIKIPLVPFHTWLPDTYVAASAPVAMMLGGVLAKLGTYGIFRFGLGMFPDAWATLAPYLAVWAAISVLYGAVTAIAQKDIKRMVAYSSIGHMGYVLLGGAALTDLALTGAVSQMVSHGIILAILFHLVGVVETKVGTRELDVLNGLMNPVRGLPMTSALLVLGGMASAGIPGLVGFITEFLVFQGSYAVYPVQTLLCVIGTGLTAVYFVILLNRTCFGRLDNDIAYFPKVEFSERFPALVLAALILFLGVQPNWLVQWSEGTASAMVTAVSRAVPATLAESFNQVDLKAMLQGPQAPAAALALSSPLEISK from the coding sequence ATGCTAAGTACGCTTTTTTGCCTACCGCTACTAGGCGCTTTAATCCTTGGTCTGGCCCCAATTAAGATGACGGGGCAGCAGGCTCGCTCAGGGGCCTTGACCGTAGCGGGTGTTGCTCTGCTCTGGACAATCTGGCTGTTTACTCAGTTTGAGCTAGGGGCGCTGGGCTTTCAGTTTCATGAGTTTATACCTTGGCTGCCGGTGCTGGGCCTCAACTACGAACTCAGTTTGGATGGTCTATCGCTGCTGATGGTGGGGCTAAATAGCTTCATTACGTTTATTGCCCTCTGGAGCAGCCACCCCAACATTGAGCGGCCTCGCCTGTTTTATGCGCTGATGCTGGTGGTCAGTGGTGGGGTAGCCGGAGCTTTTATGGCCCAGAACCTGCTGCTGTTCTTCCTGCTATATGAGATTGAGCTGGTGCCGCTCTATCTGCTGATTGCAATTTGGGGCGGCGGCAACAAGATCTATGCGGCCACCAAGTTTTTGCTCTATACCGCACTGTCGGGGGCGCTGATGCTGGCGGCTTTCTTAGGCACAATCTGGCTGAGCGGCAGCAGCGACTTTACCTATGCCCCGTTGATGGGCGCTGGCCTGTCGATGACGGCTCAACTGGTGCTGCTGGGCTTTTTGCTGGTGGCCTTTGGCATTAAGATTCCGCTGGTGCCCTTTCATACCTGGCTGCCTGATACCTACGTGGCAGCTTCGGCTCCGGTGGCGATGATGCTGGGCGGAGTGTTGGCTAAGCTGGGCACTTACGGCATCTTTCGCTTTGGTCTGGGCATGTTTCCCGATGCGTGGGCGACGCTGGCTCCCTACCTGGCGGTTTGGGCAGCGATCAGCGTGCTCTATGGGGCGGTAACTGCGATCGCACAAAAAGACATCAAGCGCATGGTGGCCTACAGCTCCATCGGCCACATGGGCTACGTGCTGCTGGGCGGCGCGGCCCTGACCGACCTAGCTCTGACCGGCGCAGTGTCCCAGATGGTTTCCCACGGCATTATCCTGGCGATTTTGTTTCATCTAGTCGGCGTAGTCGAAACCAAGGTGGGCACCCGCGAACTAGACGTGCTCAATGGTTTGATGAACCCGGTTCGGGGCTTGCCAATGACCAGCGCCCTGCTTGTGCTGGGCGGCATGGCCAGCGCCGGAATTCCCGGTTTGGTAGGCTTTATCACTGAGTTTCTGGTATTCCAGGGCAGCTACGCAGTGTATCCGGTGCAAACGCTGCTGTGCGTCATCGGCACTGGCCTCACTGCCGTTTACTTCGTGATTTTGCTCAACCGCACCTGTTTTGGCCGCCTCGACAACGACATTGCCTACTTTCCTAAAGTCGAGTTTTCCGAGCGCTTCCCTGCCTTAGTGCTGGCTGCTTTGATTCTCTTCTTAGGCGTTCAGCCCAACTGGCTGGTGCAGTGGAGTGAAGGCACTGCCTCAGCCATGGTCACTGCCGTCTCGCGCGCGGTACCAGCGACTCTGGCCGAGAGCTTTAACCAAGTTGACCTCAAAGCAATGCTGCAAGGCCCTCAGGCACCAGCTGCCGCCCTGGCCCTGTCATCTCCGCTAGAGATTTCCAAGTAG
- a CDS encoding NUDIX domain-containing protein, producing MKKKRMRAIAICLFRHQGRILVNEGFDSVKQETFFRPLGGGIDFCETSRDAIVREVREELGAEISEVQLLGVLESIFLYLGEPGHEIVFVYDARFVDASLYDQEQLAVQEGDRRFTATWKSLAEMTGPGRQLVPEGLAALL from the coding sequence GTGAAGAAGAAGCGGATGCGTGCGATCGCAATTTGTCTGTTCCGGCACCAGGGACGAATTTTGGTGAATGAGGGTTTTGACTCAGTCAAGCAGGAAACGTTTTTTCGGCCTCTGGGTGGGGGAATAGACTTTTGCGAAACGAGTCGGGATGCGATTGTGCGAGAGGTCCGGGAGGAGCTGGGGGCAGAGATTAGCGAGGTTCAGCTTTTGGGAGTGCTGGAGTCGATTTTTCTCTACCTGGGTGAGCCGGGGCACGAAATCGTTTTTGTTTACGATGCTCGCTTTGTCGATGCCTCCCTGTACGACCAAGAACAGCTGGCGGTGCAGGAAGGCGATCGGCGCTTCACTGCTACTTGGAAATCTCTAGCGGAGATGACAGGGCCAGGGCGGCAGCTGGTGCCTGAGGGCCTTGCAGCATTGCTTTGA
- a CDS encoding CO2 hydration protein produces the protein MTSTLLSPPPSLIPPSNHPHADIIHRLEAGGSMLPDTPENLMQIIGIYKAYAVPMDFYWRDLLYIAERVFLNPIPAFKYFLPQEYLDLPNHYAGDTADLKIWRGEASAHPELLEFMAKGEVKQNWPKLFHHLWHDRVNMEFAEECMRAMLWHQDMGGRFNDFLYTDEYKTNCDRAIAAYFKGNPAMLGLHKLFPEMFYEKCRELSYYANLGLFWEVMAPVFFEMSDIYDEGGFKGVPDAMNFLVNGIFAVAGRPIYHHVYIGDECYELVPKSKAFTWLYEAALPYVEAVFYRTSPFRGTKSYNAQAKQVPDDQNDFHYGILYADVFPVGSAGIPPTLLMQDMLHFLPQYLLDYYQDYCRGEDDMLIQLGITFQRSMYNVTSAVIQALRAALLYPLDDPNPRHLQANRQFFEAQMDRFLRPEARLRAIQQQEYR, from the coding sequence ATGACCTCAACCCTTCTCTCCCCTCCCCCCTCCCTCATCCCCCCCTCCAACCATCCCCACGCCGACATCATCCATCGCCTCGAAGCTGGCGGCTCCATGCTGCCCGACACCCCCGAAAACCTGATGCAGATCATCGGCATCTACAAAGCCTATGCCGTGCCGATGGACTTTTACTGGCGCGATCTGCTCTACATTGCCGAGCGGGTATTTCTCAACCCCATCCCAGCCTTTAAGTACTTCCTGCCCCAAGAGTATCTAGACCTGCCCAACCACTACGCAGGCGACACCGCCGACCTAAAAATCTGGCGAGGCGAGGCCAGCGCTCACCCAGAACTGCTGGAATTCATGGCCAAAGGCGAGGTCAAGCAGAACTGGCCCAAACTGTTCCACCACCTGTGGCACGATCGGGTCAACATGGAGTTTGCCGAAGAGTGCATGCGGGCCATGCTGTGGCACCAAGACATGGGCGGCCGCTTCAATGATTTTCTCTACACAGACGAATATAAGACGAATTGCGATCGCGCCATCGCCGCCTACTTCAAAGGCAATCCGGCCATGCTGGGACTGCACAAGCTGTTCCCCGAAATGTTCTACGAAAAGTGCCGTGAACTCTCCTACTACGCCAACCTCGGCCTGTTTTGGGAAGTCATGGCCCCCGTCTTCTTCGAGATGTCAGACATTTACGACGAAGGCGGCTTCAAAGGCGTCCCCGACGCCATGAATTTCCTAGTCAACGGCATCTTCGCTGTAGCAGGTCGCCCCATCTACCACCATGTCTATATCGGCGATGAGTGCTACGAGCTAGTTCCCAAGTCCAAAGCCTTCACCTGGCTCTACGAAGCCGCCCTACCCTACGTCGAAGCCGTCTTTTACCGCACCTCCCCCTTCCGAGGCACCAAATCTTACAACGCCCAGGCCAAGCAGGTGCCCGATGATCAAAACGACTTCCACTACGGCATTCTCTACGCCGATGTGTTCCCTGTCGGCAGTGCTGGCATCCCCCCCACCCTGCTGATGCAGGACATGCTCCACTTCCTGCCCCAGTATCTGCTCGACTACTACCAAGACTACTGCCGAGGCGAAGACGACATGCTGATTCAGCTCGGCATCACCTTCCAGCGCTCCATGTACAACGTCACCTCAGCCGTTATCCAAGCCCTGCGCGCCGCCCTACTCTACCCCCTAGACGATCCCAACCCTCGCCATCTTCAGGCCAACCGCCAATTCTTCGAAGCCCAAATGGATCGTTTCCTTCGCCCTGAAGCTCGCCTGCGGGCCATTCAGCAGCAGGAATATCGGTAG
- a CDS encoding fasciclin domain-containing protein: protein MPTIVDIAVNTEGFSTLVAAVQAANLVEALQSPGPFTVFAPNDAAFAKLPPGTVQTLVQNPPQLARILTFHVAAGKYTQADLIRMGKVDSLEGAPIPIDGTEGFEVKNAAVIAADIEADNGIIHVLDNVILMG, encoded by the coding sequence ATGCCTACCATCGTCGACATCGCAGTCAACACCGAAGGCTTCTCTACCCTAGTTGCCGCTGTTCAGGCCGCTAATCTGGTCGAAGCTCTGCAAAGCCCTGGTCCTTTCACGGTATTTGCGCCTAACGATGCGGCTTTTGCTAAGCTGCCGCCGGGAACGGTGCAAACCCTGGTGCAAAATCCGCCCCAGCTAGCCCGAATTTTGACCTTTCATGTTGCAGCTGGAAAATACACTCAAGCAGATCTAATCCGCATGGGCAAGGTAGATTCCCTAGAGGGCGCACCCATTCCCATTGACGGCACCGAAGGCTTTGAGGTGAAAAACGCCGCCGTTATCGCCGCTGACATCGAAGCAGATAACGGCATTATTCACGTTTTAGACAACGTCATTCTGATGGGATAG
- a CDS encoding nucleotidyltransferase domain-containing protein yields MSPVSGLSLVLTKKAEIAALCQQNQVARLELFGSATCDRFDPPTSDLDFLVEFAVDTPKGAADRFFGLKQGLATVFGRTI; encoded by the coding sequence ATGTCTCCAGTCTCCGGCCTCAGCCTGGTGCTTACCAAAAAAGCCGAAATCGCCGCACTATGCCAGCAAAACCAAGTTGCTAGGCTAGAACTTTTTGGGTCAGCCACTTGCGATCGCTTCGACCCACCCACCAGCGACCTAGACTTCCTTGTCGAGTTTGCAGTGGACACCCCCAAAGGAGCCGCTGATCGCTTCTTTGGATTAAAGCAAGGATTAGCAACAGTTTTCGGGCGCACTATTTGA